A genomic stretch from Aedes albopictus strain Foshan chromosome 2, AalbF5, whole genome shotgun sequence includes:
- the LOC109412008 gene encoding ribonuclease H2 subunit A has translation MASASPPLKQEPSVEEDGPNPKRSRIDSLDSLGPYISSKDNGKNFTYISEIPQSCQDEPCVLGVDEAGRGPVLGPMVYGIAFSPISKKDVLKKLGFADSKQLTEEKRDLIFDEMNQKDYATESIGWAVEVIAPNDICMSMLRRTKRSLNEVSMDSAIGLVRKAIEAGVNIAEVYVDTVGPPEKYQAKLKQIFPKFKITVAKKADSTYPIVSAASICAKVSRDHALKVWTFREGMEPGIKFGSGYPGDPVTKNFLGTYELVFGYPRLVRFSWSTAGKALEKKAYDVEFEDDDDEQEKQKITYGSEKLSKYFAADRNDQRKRHEYFRERCLEHVADI, from the exons ATGGCATCTGCTTCACCTCCATTGAAACAAGAACCGAGCGTGGAAGAGGATGGACCGAATCCCAAGCGATCCCGCATCGATAGCCTGGACTCGCTCGGCCCGTACATTAGCAGCAAGGATAATGGCAAAAACTTTACTTACATTTCGGAAATTCCACAGAGCTGCCAGGACGAGCCGTGCGTTTTAGGCGTGGATGAAGCTGGTCGTGGGCCTGTTTTAG GTCCTATGGTCTACGGAATTGCCTTCAGTCCAATCAGTAAAAAGGACGTCCTTAAAAAGTTGGGCTTTGCCGATTCCAAACAACTGACGGAGGAGAAAAGAGATCTTATTTTCGACGAAATGAATCAGAAAGATTATGCTACGGAAAGCATCGGCTGGGCCGTGGAAGTCATAGCACCCAACGACATCTGTATGAGTATGTTGCGCCGCACGAAGCGGTCTCTGAATGAGGTATCGATGGACTCGGCCATCGGTCTGGTACGCAAGGCCATCGAGGCTGGAGTTAACATTGCGGAAGTCTACGTCGATACGGTTGGACCACCGGAAAAGTACCAAGCCAAACTGAAGCAAATTTTTCCCAAGTTTAAAATTACCGTCGCCAAGAAGGCCGATAGCACCTATCCGATCGTTTCGGCTGCCAGTATTTGCGCGAAGGTCAGCAGAGACCATGCCCTGAAGGTTTGGACATTCCGCGAGGGAATGGAACCGGGTATCAAGTTTGGAAGCGGCTATCCAGGCGATCCGGTTACGAAAAATTTCCTGGGAACCTACGAGCTGGTGTTCGGTTACCCTCGACTGGTACGTTTTAGTTGGTCGACGGCCGGAAAGGCTTTGGAGAAGAAAGCGTACGACGTGGAGtttgaggacgacgacgacgaacaggAAAAGCAAAAGATCACTTACGGGAGCGAGAAGCTTTCCAAATATTTTGCTGCGGATCGAAATGACCAACGGAAGCGACATGAGTACTTCCGGGAGCGGTGCCTAGAACATGTAGCTGATATTTAa